TCATCTTAGCAGCCCGCCCGGCGGCTGATAACGCTCGGCGGATCTCGGCCGGCGGATTCGCGTCGTCCGATCCCCGCTCGTCGTTGCAGTCTTGCCGGCGGGCGCCGCCTCTTCCACCCTGACCCCGAGGCGGGCGCTGCCGGTCAGTCCATCTGCTTGCGCAGCACCGTCGGAATGTCGTAATCGTCGACGTTGGACCAGTTGGGTCCGTAGCCGCCGGGATCATCGGCTTGGTTGTGGGCGATGACCTTGCGGTAGAAAGGCATCTCGTCCTCCACCGGCTCTTCCACCGGTTCCGCTTCGGGCTCCTCCACCGCCGGCGGCGGGGCGGTTTCCTGGCGCCGGGTGATCACCGGCTCGGAGCGCGGCGCCGAGCGGTGGGGCCGGTCGCTGATCTCGAAGCCGGTGGCGATGACGGTGACCTTCATGGCCTCCTCGAGGCCGTCGTCCAGCACCATGCCGGAGATGATGTTGGCGTCCGGATCCACCGCCTCGGAGATGATGTCCGCCGCCTCCGCCACCTCGTGGAGGGTCAGGTCGCGGCCACCGGAGATGTTGATCAGCACTCCCTGGGCGCCCTGGATGGAGGTTTCCTCCAGCAGCGGCGAGGAGATGGCCCGCTGGGCCGCCTCGACGGCGCGGTTCTCGCCCTTGGCGATGCCGGTGCCCATGAGGGCCATGCCCATGCCGGTCATGATGGTGCGCACGTCGGCGAAGTCGACGTTGATTTCACCGGGCACGGTGATCAGGTCGCTGATGCCCTGCACCGCCTGGCGCAGCACGTCGTCGGCGATGCGGAACGCCTCGGACAGCGGCGTGCCGCGGTCGACGAAGCTCAGCAGCCGCTCGTTGGGAATGGTGATCAGCGTGTCCACCGCCGAGCGCAGCTCCTCGATGCCCTTCTCCGCCAGCTGCTGGCGCCGCCGGCCTTCGAAGGTGAAGGGCTTGGTCACCACCGCCACCGTCAAGGCGCCGATCTCCGACGCCAGGGAAGCGATGATGGGGGCGGCGCCGGTGCCGGTGCCGCCGCCCAGGCCGGCGGTGATGAAGATCATGTCGGAGCCGTCCAGCAGAGAGAGGATCTGCTCCGTATCCTCCAGCGCCGCCTTGCGGCCCATTTCCGGATCCGAGCCGGCCCCCAGCCCCTTGGTCAGGAGCTGGCCGATCTGCAGCTTGGTCGGCGCCTGGCACTTATTCAGCGCCTGGAGATCGGTGTTGGCGGCGATGAACTCGATACCACCGAGATCCGCGGCGATCATCCGGTTGACGGCGTTACCGCCGCCACCGCCGACGCCGATGACCTGGATGCGAGCCGGCACCACGTCGCTCCGGGTAGCCTCCTGAGGAGGTGCGGGAGCGACTTCCGGCTCTTCCTGTTCGTCGAAAAGAATCATGGCGTTCCCCCTTTGGGTTATTCCTGCAAAACGTTGGAGCTTGGCGATCCACGCTCGCTAGTTCCGTAAAACTGGTTAGAGAAGGTCCTCGAACATGCCGCGCAGGCTGCCCATGACGCTGCGTACGCTGAAGTGACTGCGGCGGCGTTTGCGATTCTGATTCTGCTCCGCGGTATGGCCCCAGCGCAGCAGGCCGGAGGCGGTGCACCAGCGCGGGCTGTTGATCACGTCCACCAGCCCGCCCAGGCCCCGCGGCAGGCCGTAGCGCACTCCGGTGTTGAAGATCTGCTCCGCCATCTCCAGCAGGCCGTCGAGCTTGGCGCCGCCGCCGGTGAGCACCACCCCGGCCCGCGGCGGCTCCTCGAAGCCGTGGCGCAGCATTTCGTCCTGGAGCAAGGTGAAGAGCTCTTCCGCCCGCGGCTGCAGAATGTCGCAGAGCTCCCGGCGGGGCACCACCCGGGTGGTGCCGCCGGCCACCGTCGGCACCGAGATGCCCTCGTCGTCGCTCACCATGTGGGCCAGGCAGCAGCCCTCCCGCACCTTCAGCCGTTCGGCTTCGGCGAAGGGCGTGCGCAGCACCATCGCCAGGTCGTTGGTGAAGTGGCCCGCCGCCACCGGCAGCACGCCGCTGTGCTGGACCTCGCCGTCGACGAAGAGGGAGTACTCGGTGGTGCCGCCGCCGATGTCCAGCAACAGCACCCCCAGCTCCCGCTCGTCCTCGGTGAGCACCGTCTCGGCGGTGGCCAGAGGCTCGAAGACCATCTCCGCTACCTCGATGCCGGCGCGGTTGACGCAGGTCAGCAGGGTCTTGGAGCGGGTGACGTTGCCGGTGACCAGGTGCAGCATCACTTCCAGCCGGCTGCCGAGCATGCCCAAGGGCTCGGAGATGCCGCCCTGCTCGTCCACCAGGAACTCCTGGGGAATGGCGTGGAGGATCTCCCGATCCGAGGGCAGCGCCGCGTTCTGCGCCGCGTCCAGCACCCGCTGGATGTCCTCGCGGGTGATCTCCCGGTCTTTGCGTTTGACGGAGACCATGCCGCGGCAGTTGATGCTGCGAATATCCGCCCCGGCGACCCCGACGTAGGCGCGGGAAATCTCCACCCCCGCCATCACCTCGGCTTCCTCACTCGCCTGCTTGAGGGCGTCGACGGTCGCTTCGACGTTGACGATGTTGCCCTTGCGAGTGCCGCGGTTGGGGGCATCGCCCTTGCCCACGACCTCGATCTGGCCCTGCTCGTCGCACAGGCCGATGAGCACGCCGATCTTCGACGAGCCGATGTCGATTCCTACCAGGTAGTTCTGCGGTTTGGCCATTCGCCTCACCCTCTGCTCGGAGTCGGGGCAGCCGCCGCGGCGGCCTGGCCCTTCTCGGGTTGCAAGACAATTCTCCGCGCGAAGCGCAGATCGACGGCCCGCACCTTGCCGTACCGCTGCCGAATCTCCGGCAGCAGTCGGGCCAGGTAGCCGACCTTCTCCTCCAAGCTGCCCGCCCGCACCACCAGCGGGAAGGGCAGCTTCGTTGCGTACAGACGGAAGTCGTCGTCTCCGAGGACTTCCACCGCTTCCAGGCGGCCTTTCCAGGCACCGGGAACGCGGTCGAATTCAGCCGCCACCGCCAGGGCCCGGCGCCAATCCGCCGGGGTGCCCCAATCTTCCGGGGCGCTCGGACCTGCCGGCGTCTCGCCGGTGTCCGCGCCATGCCAGGTGCTCCGCAGCCGCAGCAGCTCGCCGGCGTCCTCCTCGGGGCCCAGCGGGGCAATGATCTCCCCCCGGGGGTTGACCAGGAGCGCCTGCTCCCCCAGCTCCAGCAGCGCCGCCGGCTGATGCTCCACCAGCTCGATCTCGAGGCCGTCCGGCAGACGCTTTTGTACCGCCGCTCCGGCCACCCAGGGGTGCTCGAGGAGTCGGCTGCGGACCTCTTCCAGAGGCAGCATCAGCAGGTTGCGGCCGCGCAGGGTGGCCAGCTGCTGCGCGACCCAGGCTTCTTGCACCCGCGGGGAGGGATGGACCTCGAGCTGGCGGAAGGAGAGCTGGGGGGCGGTGAACAGCCAGGCCACCAGGGCCATGGGTAGGCCGACGGACCACGCCAGGAGCAGCAGGCTGCGGAGCACCCGCCACGTGCGGCGCCAGCGGTGGCGATTGTGGGCCGGGGCGCGGCGACGGCGGAATCGGGGCACGATGTTGTCGTCGAAGGACGACGGCCCCGGAACCCGATGGGGATGGCCGGCGGTGGCCGGGCGCCACGGTCTTTGCGGTACGGGGCGCTGTTGAGGTACCGGCCGGGGCCGCGCGGTGGTCCGAGGGCCCTCGGGGTTGTCCAGCTCCCGAGCCTCCAGATCCGGCCCGGTGGCGGGAT
This Acidobacteriota bacterium DNA region includes the following protein-coding sequences:
- the ftsZ gene encoding cell division protein FtsZ — translated: MILFDEQEEPEVAPAPPQEATRSDVVPARIQVIGVGGGGGNAVNRMIAADLGGIEFIAANTDLQALNKCQAPTKLQIGQLLTKGLGAGSDPEMGRKAALEDTEQILSLLDGSDMIFITAGLGGGTGTGAAPIIASLASEIGALTVAVVTKPFTFEGRRRQQLAEKGIEELRSAVDTLITIPNERLLSFVDRGTPLSEAFRIADDVLRQAVQGISDLITVPGEINVDFADVRTIMTGMGMALMGTGIAKGENRAVEAAQRAISSPLLEETSIQGAQGVLINISGGRDLTLHEVAEAADIISEAVDPDANIISGMVLDDGLEEAMKVTVIATGFEISDRPHRSAPRSEPVITRRQETAPPPAVEEPEAEPVEEPVEDEMPFYRKVIAHNQADDPGGYGPNWSNVDDYDIPTVLRKQMD
- a CDS encoding FtsQ-type POTRA domain-containing protein, whose amino-acid sequence is MSRALKAEAMLDPATGPDLEARELDNPEGPRTTARPRPVPQQRPVPQRPWRPATAGHPHRVPGPSSFDDNIVPRFRRRRAPAHNRHRWRRTWRVLRSLLLLAWSVGLPMALVAWLFTAPQLSFRQLEVHPSPRVQEAWVAQQLATLRGRNLLMLPLEEVRSRLLEHPWVAGAAVQKRLPDGLEIELVEHQPAALLELGEQALLVNPRGEIIAPLGPEEDAGELLRLRSTWHGADTGETPAGPSAPEDWGTPADWRRALAVAAEFDRVPGAWKGRLEAVEVLGDDDFRLYATKLPFPLVVRAGSLEEKVGYLARLLPEIRQRYGKVRAVDLRFARRIVLQPEKGQAAAAAAPTPSRG
- the ftsA gene encoding cell division protein FtsA, with translation MAKPQNYLVGIDIGSSKIGVLIGLCDEQGQIEVVGKGDAPNRGTRKGNIVNVEATVDALKQASEEAEVMAGVEISRAYVGVAGADIRSINCRGMVSVKRKDREITREDIQRVLDAAQNAALPSDREILHAIPQEFLVDEQGGISEPLGMLGSRLEVMLHLVTGNVTRSKTLLTCVNRAGIEVAEMVFEPLATAETVLTEDERELGVLLLDIGGGTTEYSLFVDGEVQHSGVLPVAAGHFTNDLAMVLRTPFAEAERLKVREGCCLAHMVSDDEGISVPTVAGGTTRVVPRRELCDILQPRAEELFTLLQDEMLRHGFEEPPRAGVVLTGGGAKLDGLLEMAEQIFNTGVRYGLPRGLGGLVDVINSPRWCTASGLLRWGHTAEQNQNRKRRRSHFSVRSVMGSLRGMFEDLL